One genomic region from Quercus robur chromosome 4, dhQueRobu3.1, whole genome shotgun sequence encodes:
- the LOC126722730 gene encoding pectinesterase inhibitor-like, with the protein MKQIVPSFCSSSLLLISRLLAIFLCISPTQSRFSVKIGNDVLSQICAQTEDRNSCLKALQSDPRTASTDLYGLAQISINLANATATETKTKIKSQLGQTTDPNLHDKYLQCLDSYVNAVSKINYANERWRIKDFLALEAASSDCLIDINTCKDVTTPASPFLPQQNDKSHLLCNAMSTIAKRLAAGNN; encoded by the coding sequence ATGAAACAAATAGTTCCTTCCTTTTGTTCCTCCTCCTTGTTGTTGATTTCTCGTCTACTAGCCATATTCCTATGCATTAGCCCCACACAATCAAGGTTTAGTGTGAAGATAGGCAATGATGTGCTCTCTCAAATATGTGCCCAGACAGAAGACCGTAATTCTTGTTTGAAAGCTTTACAATCCGACCCCCGCACAGCCTCCACTGACCTCTATGGCCTTGCTCAAATCTCAATCAACTTGGCCAATGCCACTGCCACTGAAACTAAAACGAAGATTAAGTCACAACTTGGTCAGACCACGGACCCTAATCTCCATGACAAGTACTTACAGTGCCTAGATTCTTATGTCAATGCCGTTAGTAAAATAAACTATGCAAATGAGAGGTGGCGCATCAAGGACTTCCTTGCCCTCGAAGCTGCATCATCTGATTGCCTGATTGATATTAATACCTGCAAAGATGTAACAACTCCGGCCTCGCCCTTTCTTCCACAACAAAATGACAAATCGCATCTGCTTTGTAATGCAATGTCGACTATAGCGAAAAGGCTAGCTGCAGGGAACAACTag